One stretch of Punica granatum isolate Tunisia-2019 chromosome 5, ASM765513v2, whole genome shotgun sequence DNA includes these proteins:
- the LOC116208925 gene encoding protein TIFY 4B isoform X1, whose protein sequence is MTSVRSILDKPLAQLTEDDISQLTREDCRKFLKDKGMRRPSWNKSQAIQQVISLKALLEGGGDDDSGARATLRKIVVSAAAAEENLPRANSNSGDSGKELSAAANAVESAEEIIPYRRRDPLEPVPPQDAPSSPMEMDKRAASPRSTGAAEEAVGQMTIFYCGQVNVYDGVSPDRARSIMQLAASPVHLPQDDSINGTAPVLSFPCRVHAMNDRLGPSSPVAAIASHATQIEKMTEFSPHYLGRGSLPRDLDVEGQLNRKVLLQRYLEKRKDRGRFKVRKDAGPVSSNLEIYLNHQVKTPISNGQFRKSSSRSSPPQPGVAQGSNLVSLSVDLNEEVQVFKA, encoded by the exons ATGACGTCGGTCCGGTCGATCCTCGACAAGCCCCTCGCCCAGCTCACCGAGGACGACATTTCCCAGCTCACCCGCGAGGACTGCCGCAAGTTCCTCAAGGACAAAG GGATGCGACGGCCCTCGTGGAACAAGTCCCAGGCGATCCAGCAGGTCATCTCCCTCAAGGCGTTACTCGAGGGCGGCGGTGACGACGACTCCGGCGCCCGGGCCACCCTCAGGAAGATTGTGGTCTCCGCCGCCGCTGCAGAGGAAAACCTGCCCCGG GCAAATTCGAACTCGGGTGACTCCGGAAAGGAGCTCAGTGCTGCTGCCAATGCAGTCGAGTCAGCTGAGGAAATTATCCCGTATCGACGTAGGGACCCTCTGGAACCAGTGCCACCACAGGATGCACCTTCATCGCCTATGGAGATGGATAAGAGGGCCGCTAGTCCCAG AAGTACTGGTGCTGCTGAGGAAGCAGTTGGGCAGATGACGATTTTCTACTGCGGTCAGGTCAATGTGTATGATGGAGTCTCACCTGACAGG GCACGAAGTATTATGCAGCTGGCAGCCAGTCCAGTCCATTTGCCACAGGATGATTCTATTAATGGAACAGCCCCAGTTTTGTCCTTTCCCTGTCGTGTACATGCTATGAACGACAGACTCGGTCCTTCATCCCCAGTTGCAGCGATTGCTTCTCATGCCACACAAATAG AGAAGATGACTGAATTTTCACCGCACTATCTGGGGAGAGGCAGCCTTCCTCGGGACCTAG ATGTGGAGGGCCAGCTGAACAGAAAAGTCTTGTTGCAGAGGTATCTCGAGAAGCGAAAAGACAG GGGAAGATTTAAAGTCAGGAAGGATGCGGGTCCAGTCTCATCCAACCTAGAGATATACTTGAACCATCAAGTAAAGACACCTATTTCGAATGGCCAGTTCAGGAAGAGCAGCAGTAGAAGTTCTCCGCCACAACCTGGAGTAGCACAAGGATCAAACCTTGTTAGTCTCTCTGTTGATCTTAATGAAGAAG TGCAGGTATTTAAGGCATAA
- the LOC116208925 gene encoding protein TIFY 4B isoform X2 — protein sequence MTSVRSILDKPLAQLTEDDISQLTREDCRKFLKDKGMRRPSWNKSQAIQQVISLKALLEGGGDDDSGARATLRKIVVSAAAAEENLPRANSNSGDSGKELSAAANAVESAEEIIPYRRRDPLEPVPPQDAPSSPMEMDKRAASPRSTGAAEEAVGQMTIFYCGQVNVYDGVSPDRARSIMQLAASPVHLPQDDSINGTAPVLSFPCRVHAMNDRLGPSSPVAAIASHATQIEKMTEFSPHYLGRGSLPRDLDVEGQLNRKVLLQRYLEKRKDRGRFKVRKDAGPVSSNLEIYLNHQVKTPISNGQFRKSSSRSSPPQPGVAQGSNLVSLSVDLNEEGI from the exons ATGACGTCGGTCCGGTCGATCCTCGACAAGCCCCTCGCCCAGCTCACCGAGGACGACATTTCCCAGCTCACCCGCGAGGACTGCCGCAAGTTCCTCAAGGACAAAG GGATGCGACGGCCCTCGTGGAACAAGTCCCAGGCGATCCAGCAGGTCATCTCCCTCAAGGCGTTACTCGAGGGCGGCGGTGACGACGACTCCGGCGCCCGGGCCACCCTCAGGAAGATTGTGGTCTCCGCCGCCGCTGCAGAGGAAAACCTGCCCCGG GCAAATTCGAACTCGGGTGACTCCGGAAAGGAGCTCAGTGCTGCTGCCAATGCAGTCGAGTCAGCTGAGGAAATTATCCCGTATCGACGTAGGGACCCTCTGGAACCAGTGCCACCACAGGATGCACCTTCATCGCCTATGGAGATGGATAAGAGGGCCGCTAGTCCCAG AAGTACTGGTGCTGCTGAGGAAGCAGTTGGGCAGATGACGATTTTCTACTGCGGTCAGGTCAATGTGTATGATGGAGTCTCACCTGACAGG GCACGAAGTATTATGCAGCTGGCAGCCAGTCCAGTCCATTTGCCACAGGATGATTCTATTAATGGAACAGCCCCAGTTTTGTCCTTTCCCTGTCGTGTACATGCTATGAACGACAGACTCGGTCCTTCATCCCCAGTTGCAGCGATTGCTTCTCATGCCACACAAATAG AGAAGATGACTGAATTTTCACCGCACTATCTGGGGAGAGGCAGCCTTCCTCGGGACCTAG ATGTGGAGGGCCAGCTGAACAGAAAAGTCTTGTTGCAGAGGTATCTCGAGAAGCGAAAAGACAG GGGAAGATTTAAAGTCAGGAAGGATGCGGGTCCAGTCTCATCCAACCTAGAGATATACTTGAACCATCAAGTAAAGACACCTATTTCGAATGGCCAGTTCAGGAAGAGCAGCAGTAGAAGTTCTCCGCCACAACCTGGAGTAGCACAAGGATCAAACCTTGTTAGTCTCTCTGTTGATCTTAATGAAGAAG GTATTTAA